A window of the Phaseolus vulgaris cultivar G19833 chromosome 5, P. vulgaris v2.0, whole genome shotgun sequence genome harbors these coding sequences:
- the LOC137834255 gene encoding uncharacterized protein, with product MNRLNVQESEDKHVRNINLKAAGHKNCQDSSDDSEGETLSLLTRKFSKFLKKTNNKNQSSNMYNSKKLNDFNSNKYTCFGCGEQGHIKVDCPNKKSTEKKGHKKYEKKGKSRRAYNDNSSSSSSSKEDEEANFCFMEKDEFESSSGSLMENKHMWYLDNGCSKHMSGDKTKFVNLLLKHVTYGDNNKGKILGRGTIGDKNSFLIHDVLFVEGLKHNLLSISQLCDKGYQVPSELGVYKDEEENGDGRVVILFRE from the exons atgaataggctgaatgttcaagaaagtgaggaTAAGCATGTGAGGAACATTAACTTGAAGGCTGCTGGACACAAAAACTgtcaagattcaagtgatgacaGTGAAGGAGAAACTCTAAGCCTGCTGACCaggaaattcagcaaattcctaaagaaaacCAACAACAAGAATCAATCTTCCAACATGTATAATAGCAAGAAacttaatgattttaattctaacaaatatacctgctttggatgtggtgaacAGGGACATATTAAAGTTGATTGCCCCAATAAAAAGAGCACAGAGAAAAAGGGTCACAAGAAGTATGAGAAGAAAggcaaatcaagaagagcatacAATGATAATTCATCCTCAAGCTCATCATCaaaggaagatgaagaagccaatttttgttttatggaAAAGGATGAATTCGaatcaagcagt GGCTCGTTGATGGAAAATAAGCACATGTGGTACCTGGACAATGGTTGTTCAAAGCATATGTCAGGGGATAAAACTAAATTTGTCAATCTTCTCCTCAAGCATGTGACTTATGGTGATAACAACAAAGggaaaattcttggaagaggaaccATTGGTGATAAGAACTCATTCTTAATTCATGATGTGTTGTTTGTGGAAGGACTTAAGCACAATCTCCTTAGCATAAGCCAGTTGTGTGATAAAGGTTATCAA GTACCATCTGAGCTTGGAGTTTACAAGGACGAGGAGGAAAATGGTGATGGGAGAGTTGTGATATTGTTCCGAGAATAG